In Oncorhynchus kisutch isolate 150728-3 linkage group LG5, Okis_V2, whole genome shotgun sequence, a genomic segment contains:
- the LOC109875767 gene encoding uncharacterized protein LOC109875767 isoform X1: MTVTLEEEEEVGDRVDTTDIQPRMIKASLWTTDTTGDLDAILPFCMNFFSSTPRTENLNVPTPPPETSTHSLHIPCPNNQRITVAQVHCVESPRPKKGYRAENVRIQQLALYGDDSNETGPAESGTLDEKSLEPSLSAIRENSQRQKSRDSSPAKNGTEAHIQLGDSDSPNIPNETTKAEDIPFFNDISKVDDQLFCDAANLLDPDNSMASTSRSEIEQARIFTFLSRALKSRNALLYKRLGI, encoded by the exons CCGACATACAGCCAAGAATGATAAAGGCTTCGTTATGGACAACTGACACAACGGGTGACTTGGATGCAATTCTCCCGTTCTGCATGAACTTTTTTTCCAGCACACCGCGAACAGAGAATCTAAACGTCCCGACACCTCCTCCGGAAACCTCAACCCACTCGCTACACATTCCATGTCCCAACAACCAACGCATAACTGTAGCCCAAGTGCATTGCGTAGAATCACCCCGGCCCAAGAAGGGCTACAGGGCTGAAAATGTACGGATTCAACAACTGGCGCTCTATGGAGACG ACTCCAACGAGACCGGCCCTGCAGAATCGGGAACGCTTGATGAAAAAAGTCTAGAGCCCTCGTTATCCGCGATTCGTGAGAACAGCCAGCGCCAAAAAAGCAGAG ACTCCTCCCCGGCGAAAAACGGCACAGAAGCCCACATACAGCTGGGGGATTCCGACTCACCGAACATTCCCAATGAAACAACCAAAGCGGAGGATATCCCTTTTTTTAATGACATTTCAAAGGTTGACGACCAGTTATTCTGTGATGCGGCCAACCTTCTTGACCCCGACAATTCTATGGCGTCAACATCACGATCTGAAATAGAACAAGCAAGGATTTTCACATTCCTTTCCAGGGCTTTGAAATCGAGGAACGCTTTGCTATACAAACGACTGGggatttga